A genomic stretch from bacterium includes:
- a CDS encoding dephospho-CoA kinase, whose product MTGGFAAGKSTVSSFLHDQFGIPVIDVDQAGRRAVEESPAVLAALRDAFGDAYFIAANTLNRKKLGERVFRDEQARILLNRIVHPAMVEIVLAEMKQAAEVTPQAPYVVVDAALLFELDLHKKMDVVVTVWAPLSVCQRRSARRDGLTKAEVAARYQAQWPMAQKIAGADYTLDNSGARADLQKAVRHLHHQLLNRAQQKRRRS is encoded by the coding sequence TTGACCGGAGGATTCGCGGCGGGCAAATCGACGGTTTCCAGTTTTCTGCATGACCAGTTTGGCATTCCAGTGATCGATGTGGATCAGGCCGGCCGCCGCGCAGTAGAAGAGTCGCCTGCTGTGCTGGCGGCGTTGCGCGACGCCTTTGGCGATGCGTATTTTATCGCTGCAAACACGTTGAATCGGAAAAAACTGGGTGAGCGGGTCTTCCGCGATGAGCAGGCCAGGATTCTGCTCAATCGCATCGTCCACCCGGCCATGGTGGAGATCGTGTTGGCTGAAATGAAACAGGCGGCGGAGGTAACTCCCCAAGCCCCTTATGTGGTGGTCGATGCGGCTCTGCTTTTTGAATTGGATTTGCATAAAAAGATGGACGTGGTGGTGACCGTATGGGCGCCTCTTTCCGTATGCCAACGGCGGTCGGCCCGGCGCGACGGTCTGACAAAGGCAGAAGTGGCGGCGCGTTATCAGGCGCAATGGCCGATGGCGCAAAAAATCGCCGGCGCCGATTACACACTGGATAATTCCGGCGCCCGCGCGGATCTGCAAAAGGCGGTTCGGCATCTTCATCACCAGCTCTTGAATCGGGCACAGCAAAAGCGTCGGCGCAGCTGA
- a CDS encoding ComEC family competence protein gives MYLLRTPPAVKLLIPFCAGIVLGVRWDLSAPWLLALSALGLVLWLHSYRQQHHRLSAALAFLLVLLLAAVRTTLHYHHAAVNEIRRFVSTDAVAVEGVLSSAVVNKFDHCSFVLKVDSVWSRTHRGPAQGRVYVQLYDTTAVLTYGDRLLLRGFLRRPAGERNPGDFDYSRYLAAQGIFATLSVFTESPLLLDHDQGGRLDQRVFMPLAGFIHQLLYKALPAQQAALLFGLLVGDRSAVAREVEEDFRNAGVIHVLSVSGMHVGFVVAALFFLLKWLPVRPALRTLLLLVGIWFYAHLTGLDSPVARAALMTGLFLVAPLLQRRADPVNVIAVAAVILLLLHPLQ, from the coding sequence ATGTATTTGCTACGCACGCCACCCGCGGTCAAGCTTTTGATCCCTTTTTGCGCAGGGATTGTGCTGGGAGTGCGCTGGGATCTGTCAGCGCCTTGGCTGCTGGCCTTGAGCGCACTCGGCCTTGTTCTCTGGCTGCATAGCTATCGGCAGCAGCATCACCGCCTTTCGGCAGCCTTGGCTTTTTTGCTGGTTCTGCTTTTGGCTGCTGTACGCACCACACTGCATTACCATCACGCTGCCGTGAACGAGATCCGCCGGTTCGTCAGCACCGATGCCGTAGCTGTGGAGGGCGTTCTCAGCAGCGCTGTGGTGAATAAATTCGACCATTGTTCCTTTGTGCTCAAGGTTGATTCAGTGTGGAGCCGCACCCACCGTGGACCGGCGCAGGGACGCGTTTACGTTCAGCTCTACGATACCACCGCTGTGTTGACGTATGGAGATCGGCTGTTATTGCGGGGCTTTTTACGCCGGCCGGCCGGTGAACGCAATCCGGGAGATTTTGATTACAGCCGCTATCTGGCGGCGCAAGGCATTTTTGCCACTCTAAGCGTATTCACCGAATCGCCGTTGTTGCTGGACCATGACCAGGGCGGCCGGCTCGATCAACGGGTGTTCATGCCGCTGGCCGGCTTTATTCATCAGCTGTTGTATAAAGCGCTGCCCGCTCAGCAGGCCGCGCTGCTGTTTGGATTGCTCGTCGGCGATCGTTCGGCAGTGGCTCGAGAGGTGGAAGAGGATTTTCGCAATGCCGGCGTCATCCATGTGCTGTCGGTCTCCGGCATGCACGTGGGCTTTGTCGTCGCTGCGCTTTTTTTTCTGTTGAAATGGCTGCCGGTAAGACCGGCGTTGCGCACGCTGCTGCTGCTCGTCGGCATCTGGTTCTATGCGCATCTGACCGGGTTGGACTCCCCGGTGGCCCGCGCGGCATTGATGACCGGCCTGTTCCTGGTGGCGCCGTTGCTGCAGCGGCGTGCAGACCCGGTGAACGTGATCGCCGTTGCCGCGGTGATCCTTTTGCTGCTGCATCCGCTGCAATAG
- a CDS encoding MBL fold metallo-hydrolase, producing MAGFQLSFAACLGIVLLYQRVRMYTHLWFNRRGVVHRAARYSVEIVAISACAQIATLPIILYYFNSLPLISLAANIPVIPLTGVILMGGFAAVLAETVLPGLGVRLLEPIGALLTLLIKMVHGFSVVPFSHLTVPRPSLLGLWLIFAASGLLFYWQEPRIRKWLLVVTVLLLNLAVWRQVRADPYLLRATFFDVGQGDAALFEFPDRRTLLVDGGNRTARIDYGERVIGPYLRRRGIRRINDVVVTHPHADHLGGIA from the coding sequence ATGGCCGGTTTTCAGCTCAGTTTTGCCGCCTGTCTGGGCATTGTCCTGCTCTATCAACGAGTGCGGATGTACACGCATTTATGGTTCAACCGACGTGGTGTGGTTCATCGGGCGGCCCGTTATTCGGTGGAAATCGTCGCTATCTCCGCGTGCGCGCAGATCGCGACTTTGCCCATCATTCTCTATTACTTTAACAGCCTTCCGCTCATCAGCCTGGCGGCGAATATCCCGGTGATCCCTCTGACCGGTGTTATTTTAATGGGCGGCTTTGCTGCGGTACTGGCGGAAACGGTTCTGCCAGGCTTGGGGGTCAGATTGCTCGAGCCGATCGGTGCATTGCTGACCCTGTTGATCAAAATGGTCCATGGCTTCAGCGTCGTGCCCTTCTCGCATCTCACTGTGCCCCGGCCGTCGCTGTTGGGATTGTGGCTGATCTTTGCCGCCAGTGGATTGCTCTTTTATTGGCAGGAGCCCCGGATACGAAAATGGCTCTTGGTTGTCACTGTCCTGTTGCTTAATTTAGCGGTCTGGCGTCAGGTTCGGGCAGACCCCTATTTGCTGCGCGCCACGTTTTTTGATGTGGGCCAGGGCGATGCGGCGCTTTTTGAATTTCCTGACCGGCGTACGCTGTTAGTGGATGGCGGCAATCGCACCGCCCGGATCGACTATGGGGAAAGGGTGATCGGGCCCTACCTGCGGCGAAGGGGCATCCGGCGCATCAACGATGTGGTTGTCACTCATCCGCATGCGGATCATTTGGGCGGTATAGCATAG
- the eda gene encoding bifunctional 4-hydroxy-2-oxoglutarate aldolase/2-dehydro-3-deoxy-phosphogluconate aldolase, whose translation MTEKEKNLQSLMDSGIVAIVRANTSEGLLRVVEAIEKGGVRAIEVTMTTPKAIETIAAVTEKYQGDVMVGVGTVLDEATARMAILAGAKFVVAPNLNEEVIRMARRYSRIIMPGAFTPTEIVRAWEAGADVVKVFPTSSVGPDYIKDLKGPLPHISMLPTGGVTVENAGAFIKAGACAVAVGGNLASAKAISEARYEEITQNAARFVEAVKTARAK comes from the coding sequence ATGACTGAAAAAGAAAAGAATCTGCAGTCGCTTATGGACAGCGGCATCGTCGCCATTGTGCGAGCCAATACATCGGAGGGACTGCTTCGAGTTGTAGAGGCGATTGAAAAGGGCGGAGTGCGAGCCATCGAGGTCACCATGACCACGCCCAAGGCCATCGAAACGATCGCAGCGGTGACGGAAAAGTATCAGGGCGATGTGATGGTCGGCGTGGGAACGGTTCTGGATGAAGCCACTGCCCGGATGGCCATATTGGCCGGTGCGAAATTCGTCGTCGCGCCGAACCTGAATGAAGAGGTGATCAGGATGGCGCGACGTTACAGCCGCATTATCATGCCGGGCGCGTTCACCCCCACCGAGATCGTACGCGCCTGGGAAGCCGGCGCGGATGTGGTCAAGGTGTTTCCCACCTCGTCCGTGGGGCCTGACTATATCAAGGATCTTAAAGGCCCGTTGCCCCATATCTCCATGCTGCCCACCGGCGGGGTGACGGTGGAAAACGCCGGCGCTTTTATCAAAGCGGGTGCCTGTGCAGTTGCGGTGGGAGGCAACCTGGCCAGCGCCAAGGCGATCAGCGAAGCACGGTATGAGGAGATCACGCAAAACGCCGCTCGTTTCGTCGAGGCGGTTAAGACGGCTCGGGCGAAATAA